The following are encoded together in the Kribbella voronezhensis genome:
- a CDS encoding 50S ribosomal protein bL37 translates to MGKTGRKRRARKKKGANHGKRPNA, encoded by the coding sequence ATGGGCAAGACCGGCCGCAAGCGCCGTGCACGCAAGAAGAAGGGCGCGAACCACGGTAAGCGCCCGAACGCCTGA
- a CDS encoding HD-GYP domain-containing protein, translating into MRHHALRVFVSSATLLALVILGLAFGRITDLPTLLALCLLMLIGGLLRFSVAPNYLASLDSVALMAVYVIAGPWAAVIATAVAYLPQVRRRLPLIRRVFNGAQRILATAAGGVAYALAGGPVGDGALSHEARAVFGAMAATLAQHVTNAALVSLVIWIDGKSSPVEFLRQVVLPTFFPMAGYSFLGLLLAVVWLGGLGALAGLLVLVPLLFARWALSQYEVERTAQAATMRAFIQVIETKDLYTRGHSERVSEGVGMLGRQLRLNEDRQSALEHAGLLHDVGKVGVPTSIIRKPGRLDDMEMDAIRLHPARGVELIGNIPFLEEVKSAVLHHHEKYDGSGYPAGLSGEGIPYFARIIGIVDAFDCLTSTRSYRPARSVEETLAILKQDKYTHFDPLLVDAFVDVIERNGWKPSVADQPEPDASVEATIDHDDLSLGSSGGASGSAAGPV; encoded by the coding sequence GTGAGGCACCATGCGCTGCGCGTATTTGTCTCCTCGGCGACTCTTCTGGCCCTCGTGATTCTCGGCCTCGCGTTCGGGCGGATCACGGATCTTCCGACCCTTCTTGCGTTATGCCTGCTCATGCTCATCGGTGGGCTGCTGCGTTTCTCCGTCGCGCCGAATTATCTGGCTTCTCTCGACTCGGTCGCCCTCATGGCGGTGTATGTCATCGCGGGCCCCTGGGCCGCGGTGATAGCCACCGCAGTCGCCTATCTGCCCCAGGTGCGTCGTCGTCTTCCGCTGATCAGACGGGTCTTCAACGGCGCCCAGCGGATCCTGGCCACCGCGGCAGGTGGCGTCGCCTACGCACTGGCCGGCGGACCCGTCGGGGACGGCGCGCTGAGCCACGAGGCGCGAGCGGTCTTCGGTGCCATGGCGGCAACGCTGGCTCAGCATGTGACCAATGCCGCACTGGTGAGCCTGGTGATCTGGATCGACGGCAAGTCGAGCCCGGTGGAGTTCCTCCGGCAGGTCGTCCTGCCGACGTTCTTCCCGATGGCCGGCTACAGCTTCCTGGGCCTCCTGCTGGCGGTCGTCTGGCTCGGCGGTCTCGGCGCGCTCGCCGGATTGCTGGTTCTCGTCCCGCTCCTGTTCGCAAGGTGGGCGCTGTCGCAGTACGAGGTCGAGAGGACGGCCCAGGCGGCGACCATGCGCGCCTTCATTCAGGTGATCGAGACCAAGGACCTCTATACCCGTGGCCACTCCGAGCGGGTCAGCGAGGGAGTCGGCATGCTGGGGCGGCAGTTACGGTTGAACGAGGACCGGCAGAGTGCCCTCGAGCACGCGGGACTGTTGCACGACGTCGGCAAGGTCGGCGTACCGACCAGCATCATCCGCAAGCCGGGCCGGCTGGACGACATGGAGATGGACGCCATCCGGCTGCACCCCGCTCGCGGGGTCGAACTGATCGGCAACATCCCGTTCCTCGAAGAGGTCAAGTCTGCCGTGCTGCATCATCACGAGAAGTACGACGGCAGCGGGTACCCGGCGGGTCTCAGTGGCGAGGGCATCCCGTACTTCGCCCGGATCATCGGCATCGTCGATGCGTTCGACTGCCTCACCTCCACCCGCTCCTACCGGCCGGCCCGCAGCGTCGAGGAGACGCTGGCGATCCTGAAGCAGGACAAATACACCCATTTCGACCCGCTGCTGGTGGATGCTTTCGTCGACGTCATCGAGCGGAACGGCTGGAAGCCGTCCGTCGCCGATCAGCCCGAGCCCGACGCCAGCGTCGAGGCCACCATCGATCATGACGATCTGAGCCTCGGCAGTAGCGGTGGCGCCTCCGGCTCCGCCGCAGGGCCGGTCTGA